A single genomic interval of Alistipes sp. ZOR0009 harbors:
- a CDS encoding alpha/beta hydrolase — MRISKFVLIALTISGSIGLIWLITGFYFMKTAIGDYETRGKDNRFSFYLHNPQFDIIRFQHLKKTNLSIVSEKDGSVLKATLIYAPKASSSTIIFSHGITKSRWFIFVGGRLDSLLNRGYNVLSFDQRAHGESEGDFPTYGFLEKYDLDQWVDTVAAIFPHGKIGVEGVSMGAATAVLHAGEINPTKNGAQKVSFYIFDCPYSDLETQFALRLNKDYHLPNMALTTSLNIINRPINGFDIRDVSPIKAAPKIDVPVLFIHGLADDYVPSYMSTDMYKQVRSDKMLLLIPQKHHAEAVKAPTPFWIYHDLFIKKYVSKK; from the coding sequence ATGAGAATTAGCAAATTCGTTCTTATAGCCCTAACGATATCAGGTTCAATTGGTCTTATTTGGCTAATTACGGGATTTTATTTCATGAAGACAGCGATAGGAGATTATGAAACACGAGGTAAGGATAACAGATTTTCCTTCTACCTGCATAACCCGCAATTTGATATTATTAGATTCCAGCATCTCAAAAAAACAAACCTCAGCATAGTCTCAGAAAAGGATGGCAGCGTGCTAAAAGCAACGCTGATATACGCGCCAAAAGCCTCTTCCAGTACAATAATATTTAGCCATGGAATAACAAAATCTCGCTGGTTTATTTTTGTAGGAGGCCGATTAGACTCCCTCTTAAATAGAGGCTACAACGTGCTCTCCTTTGATCAAAGAGCACATGGAGAGAGCGAAGGCGATTTCCCTACATATGGATTTCTAGAGAAGTACGATCTTGATCAATGGGTGGATACCGTTGCCGCCATATTTCCCCATGGAAAAATTGGAGTAGAAGGCGTTTCGATGGGAGCAGCAACAGCCGTATTGCATGCAGGAGAGATAAATCCGACAAAAAATGGCGCCCAAAAAGTTTCTTTTTACATTTTTGATTGCCCCTACTCCGATTTGGAAACACAGTTTGCTCTACGATTAAACAAAGATTACCACCTTCCCAACATGGCGCTAACCACCTCCTTAAATATCATCAACAGGCCCATTAATGGATTTGATATCAGAGACGTTTCGCCAATTAAAGCCGCACCGAAGATAGACGTACCAGTACTTTTTATTCATGGATTGGCGGATGACTACGTACCATCATACATGAGTACCGATATGTACAAGCAAGTGAGAAGCGACAAAATGCTACTTCTTATACCCCAAAAACACCACGCAGAAGCGGTAAAAGCCCCAACGCCATTTTGGATATACCACGATTTGTTTATCAAAAAGTACGTCAGCAAAAAATAG
- a CDS encoding anaerobic sulfatase-maturation protein, translated as MNKTIAPFSGPLYVMLKPVGSTCNLDCKYCYYLEKEMLYTSSSKHFMNDELLERFVKDYLRSQAKAEVLFTWHGGEALLRPIKFYQKAIDLQKKYGNNRPIDNCIQTNGVLLTDEWCEFFKKNNFLVGISIDGPKEYHDKYRRSKQGHSTFKEVMRGIELLKKHGVEYNAMAVINNENVKHPLEVYNFFKEIGCNFIQFSPIVERVSNLTTGNKHTTPTYAGNNILAPYTVNANEFGDFYIAIFNEWIKKDVGKIFIQMFDTTLANWVGEQPGVCTLAKYCGHAGVMEFNGDVYSCDHFVYPEFKIGNINTSNLTSMMYSEKQQQFGKNKFNSLPLQCKECRYLFACYGECPKNRFLNDKYGNPGLNYLCNGYYKFFDHVKPYMDYMKEEFLNQRPPSNVMRWISNGMK; from the coding sequence ATGAATAAGACCATTGCTCCATTCTCAGGACCTCTATATGTAATGTTAAAACCAGTTGGCTCCACCTGCAATTTAGACTGCAAATACTGCTACTACTTGGAAAAAGAGATGCTGTATACAAGTTCCTCTAAACATTTTATGAATGACGAATTGCTAGAACGTTTTGTAAAAGATTACCTACGCTCGCAGGCTAAAGCCGAAGTTCTTTTTACTTGGCATGGAGGAGAGGCTCTTTTACGCCCCATTAAATTTTACCAAAAAGCGATAGACTTACAAAAAAAATATGGAAATAATAGACCTATAGACAACTGCATCCAAACAAATGGCGTGCTCCTAACCGACGAATGGTGCGAATTCTTTAAGAAAAATAACTTTCTAGTTGGCATCTCCATCGATGGACCAAAAGAATACCACGACAAGTATAGGCGTTCAAAGCAAGGGCACTCTACTTTCAAAGAGGTAATGCGCGGCATCGAATTGCTAAAAAAGCACGGAGTTGAGTACAATGCAATGGCTGTGATCAACAACGAAAATGTAAAACACCCTTTAGAGGTATACAACTTTTTCAAAGAAATCGGCTGCAACTTCATTCAATTTTCGCCAATTGTAGAACGGGTATCAAACCTTACAACAGGAAATAAGCACACCACTCCTACTTATGCTGGCAACAACATACTAGCGCCCTACACCGTTAATGCCAACGAGTTTGGTGATTTCTACATTGCCATTTTTAACGAGTGGATAAAGAAAGATGTTGGTAAAATTTTCATTCAAATGTTTGATACTACGCTTGCCAACTGGGTTGGTGAGCAGCCTGGTGTTTGCACCTTGGCTAAATATTGCGGGCATGCTGGCGTTATGGAATTTAACGGTGATGTATACTCCTGCGATCACTTTGTTTATCCTGAGTTCAAAATAGGAAACATCAATACCAGCAACCTCACCTCGATGATGTATTCCGAGAAACAGCAACAATTTGGAAAAAACAAGTTCAACTCACTCCCTCTCCAATGCAAGGAATGCCGATATCTCTTTGCCTGCTACGGAGAGTGTCCAAAAAATAGATTTTTAAACGACAAATACGGAAATCCAGGACTAAACTACCTCTGCAATGGTTACTACAAGTTTTTCGACCATGTTAAGCCATACATGGACTACATGAAAGAGGAATTCTTAAACCAAAGGCCACCCTCTAATGTAATGAGATGGATTTCCAACGGGATGAAATAG